The proteins below come from a single Roseiflexus sp. RS-1 genomic window:
- the ahcY gene encoding adenosylhomocysteinase, translated as MGKNFDIKDVNLADYGRRRIDWAEAEMPVLRRIRERFAREQPLKGVRLSACLHVTAETANLMRTLAAGGADVVLCASNPLSTQDDVAASLVVHDEIPVYAIKGEDHETYYRHITAALDHNPHITMDDGADLVTGVLKQRPDLIPAMLGSTEETTTGVIRLKAMAADGVLKFPVIAVNDSDTKHLFDNRYGTGQSTLDGILRATNVLLAGKTFVVGGYGYCSRGIAERARGMGANVIVTEVNPIRALEAAMDGYRVMPMREAVKIADFVVTATGNKNVLDAEDFEVMKDGCIVANSGHFNVEINIPDLEALAVEKRQPRAFVDQYILKDGRRINLLGEGRLINLASAEGHPSAVMDMSFANQALASEYLLTHKGKLPNGVHALPKEVDREIASLKLASMGIAIDTLTPEQAKYLASWEEGT; from the coding sequence ATGGGAAAGAACTTCGATATCAAAGATGTCAACCTGGCAGACTACGGACGCCGCCGCATCGACTGGGCTGAAGCCGAAATGCCGGTGCTGCGCCGGATCCGCGAGCGCTTCGCCCGTGAGCAACCCCTGAAAGGGGTGCGCCTGTCCGCCTGTCTCCACGTCACGGCGGAAACCGCAAACCTGATGCGCACCCTGGCGGCTGGCGGCGCCGATGTGGTGCTCTGCGCTTCCAATCCCCTCTCGACACAGGACGACGTCGCTGCGTCGCTTGTGGTCCACGATGAGATTCCGGTCTACGCCATCAAAGGCGAGGACCACGAAACGTACTACCGTCATATCACCGCTGCGCTCGATCATAATCCGCATATAACGATGGACGATGGCGCCGATCTGGTGACCGGCGTGCTCAAACAACGTCCCGACCTGATCCCCGCGATGCTGGGCAGCACTGAAGAGACGACAACCGGCGTCATCAGGCTCAAAGCGATGGCTGCCGATGGCGTGCTGAAGTTCCCGGTCATTGCAGTGAACGACAGTGATACCAAGCACCTGTTCGACAACCGCTACGGCACCGGTCAGAGCACCCTGGACGGTATTCTGCGCGCGACCAATGTGCTGCTGGCGGGTAAAACCTTCGTCGTCGGCGGGTATGGCTACTGTTCGCGCGGTATCGCAGAACGTGCGCGGGGAATGGGCGCGAATGTGATTGTAACTGAAGTCAATCCGATCAGAGCGCTGGAAGCCGCCATGGACGGCTACCGGGTTATGCCAATGCGCGAAGCGGTGAAAATCGCCGATTTCGTGGTCACCGCAACCGGGAATAAGAATGTGCTCGACGCGGAAGACTTCGAGGTGATGAAAGATGGGTGTATCGTCGCCAACTCGGGGCATTTCAACGTCGAGATCAACATCCCCGATCTGGAAGCGCTGGCAGTCGAGAAGCGCCAACCGCGCGCATTTGTCGATCAGTACATCCTCAAGGATGGTCGGCGGATCAACCTGCTTGGCGAGGGACGGTTGATCAATCTGGCGAGCGCCGAAGGGCATCCCAGCGCCGTCATGGATATGTCGTTCGCCAATCAGGCGCTGGCGAGCGAGTATCTGTTGACGCACAAAGGGAAGTTGCCGAACGGCGTGCATGCGCTGCCGAAGGAAGTTGATCGTGAGATTGCGTCGCTCAAACTTGCGTCAATGGGTATTGCCATCGATACATTGACCCCCGAACAGGCGAAGTACCTGGCTTCCTGGGAGGAAGGAACGTAA
- a CDS encoding carbohydrate kinase family protein — MRRIVVTGSLAYDYIMAFPGSFQDHIVPEMLHKLTVSFLVDSMRRMRGGVAGNIAYTLALLGERPLVLASAGQDFGEYRTWMEQRGIDTSGIVEVAEDFTASCFINTDRNNNQIVAFYPGAASYSRHLSLEQLNLGPDDIVIISPTDPDAMVRHAAECRRMGAQFVFDPGKQTPRLSGDQILAGMHGATVLVGNDYEFAMMAQATGRPVEELLQAAPLTVVTRGEHGSTIYDWQRDEVHDVPPAPVEKVVDPTGAGDAYLGGFVFGLAREMPLPVAGRVAALAASYAIEQRGCQEHSYTPDEFVARYERVFGRAPELARLSMIATVR, encoded by the coding sequence ATGCGTCGTATCGTTGTTACCGGCTCGCTTGCCTATGATTACATCATGGCGTTTCCCGGATCGTTCCAGGACCATATCGTACCGGAAATGCTGCACAAGTTGACGGTCAGTTTTCTGGTGGATTCCATGCGTCGCATGCGGGGCGGAGTGGCGGGGAATATCGCCTACACGCTGGCGTTGCTTGGCGAACGTCCGCTGGTGCTGGCGAGCGCGGGTCAGGATTTTGGCGAGTATCGCACCTGGATGGAGCAGCGGGGGATCGATACCAGCGGCATCGTCGAAGTTGCTGAAGACTTCACTGCGTCGTGCTTCATCAATACTGATCGCAACAATAATCAGATCGTTGCATTCTATCCAGGTGCAGCAAGTTATTCGCGCCACCTGTCGCTTGAACAGTTGAATCTGGGACCAGACGATATCGTCATCATCTCGCCGACCGATCCGGATGCAATGGTGCGTCACGCCGCCGAGTGTCGCCGCATGGGCGCGCAATTCGTCTTCGATCCCGGCAAACAGACGCCACGCCTGAGCGGCGACCAGATTCTGGCGGGGATGCACGGCGCAACCGTGCTGGTCGGGAATGACTATGAGTTTGCTATGATGGCGCAGGCGACCGGGCGCCCGGTTGAAGAACTGCTGCAAGCGGCGCCGTTGACGGTGGTGACCCGCGGGGAGCACGGTTCGACAATCTACGACTGGCAGCGGGATGAAGTTCACGACGTACCGCCCGCGCCAGTCGAAAAGGTCGTCGATCCGACCGGCGCCGGAGATGCGTATCTCGGCGGCTTTGTTTTCGGACTGGCGCGCGAGATGCCGTTGCCGGTCGCCGGTCGTGTGGCGGCGCTGGCAGCCTCGTATGCCATCGAACAGCGTGGCTGCCAGGAGCATTCCTACACGCCGGACGAGTTTGTGGCGCGCTATGAGCGCGTATTTGGACGCGCGCCAGAACTTGCGCGTCTCAGCATGATAGCGACGGTGCGGTGA
- the metK gene encoding methionine adenosyltransferase yields the protein MSTSFMKSPRLFFTSESVTEGHPDKICDQVSDAVLDAFLTHDPRARVACETATTTGLIVVIGEVTYEQGYIPIEEIVRKTVKDIGYTDASYGFDADTCGVMVAIHGQSPDIAQGVDRALEVRGDGYVTDEEVATIGAGDQGMMFGFACNETPELMPLPIALAHRIGRRLSRLRKEGVLPYLRPDGKSQVTVEYSYGRPVRVDTVLVSNQHAPDVTQDQIRHDIIHQVIHAVVPPELIDEKTKYFVNPTGRFVIGGPMGDSGLTGRKIIVDTYGGMARHGGGAFSGKDPTKVDRSAAYACRWVAKNVVAAGLADRFEIQVAYAIGVAHPLSISVECFGTNKVSEETILRLINEHFDLRPGAIIRDLRLRRPIYRPTAAYGHFGRDDIDAPWEQTDRAEALRRAAGL from the coding sequence ATGTCAACATCATTCATGAAATCGCCGCGCCTCTTCTTCACCTCAGAGTCGGTGACGGAGGGGCATCCGGACAAAATCTGCGATCAGGTGTCGGACGCGGTGCTCGACGCTTTCCTGACGCACGACCCACGCGCGCGTGTCGCCTGCGAAACAGCAACCACCACCGGTCTGATTGTGGTCATCGGCGAGGTAACCTACGAGCAGGGGTATATCCCGATCGAAGAGATCGTTCGCAAGACGGTCAAGGATATCGGATATACCGATGCGTCGTATGGCTTTGACGCCGATACCTGTGGCGTGATGGTCGCCATTCACGGTCAGTCGCCTGATATTGCCCAGGGGGTTGATCGGGCGCTCGAAGTGCGCGGCGATGGGTACGTGACCGATGAGGAGGTCGCAACCATCGGCGCAGGCGACCAGGGGATGATGTTCGGGTTTGCTTGCAATGAGACGCCTGAGTTGATGCCGCTGCCAATCGCGCTCGCGCACCGTATCGGTCGGCGTCTGTCGCGGTTGCGCAAGGAGGGCGTGCTGCCCTATCTGCGTCCCGATGGCAAAAGCCAGGTGACGGTCGAGTATTCGTATGGACGTCCGGTGCGTGTCGATACGGTGCTGGTCAGCAATCAGCATGCACCTGATGTAACCCAGGATCAGATTCGCCACGATATTATTCACCAGGTGATCCACGCCGTCGTTCCGCCGGAATTGATCGACGAGAAGACGAAATATTTTGTCAACCCGACCGGTCGCTTCGTCATCGGCGGTCCTATGGGTGATAGCGGTCTTACCGGTCGCAAGATCATCGTCGACACCTACGGTGGGATGGCGCGTCACGGCGGCGGCGCATTTTCAGGCAAAGATCCGACCAAGGTTGATCGTTCCGCCGCCTATGCGTGTCGCTGGGTCGCCAAAAACGTGGTGGCTGCCGGTCTCGCGGATCGTTTCGAGATCCAGGTAGCATACGCTATTGGCGTGGCGCATCCGTTGTCGATCAGTGTCGAATGCTTCGGCACCAACAAGGTCTCCGAAGAGACCATTCTCAGGCTGATCAACGAGCATTTTGACCTGCGCCCCGGTGCGATCATCCGCGACCTGCGCCTGCGCCGCCCGATCTATCGCCCGACGGCGGCATACGGGCATTTCGGGCGCGACGACATCGATGCGCCCTGGGAGCAGACCGACCGCGCCGAGGCGCTGCGGCGC